A genomic segment from Thermostichus lividus PCC 6715 encodes:
- a CDS encoding pentapeptide repeat-containing protein, whose protein sequence is MGKIILVTLIGSLSLGIASRAAAENPAHVRQLLQTRQCPNCDLRGANLMDTNLFKANLAGANLEGAYLAGVNLFGANLQNANLSRASFYLAILVNADLSGAQLVGTRLTLSNLVNANLAGANLENAVLKGANMIDVNLSGANLKGADLDRANLSGANLSQTLFDESRQP, encoded by the coding sequence ATGGGCAAAATAATTCTAGTGACGCTTATCGGTAGTCTGTCTCTGGGAATTGCGTCTAGGGCTGCTGCTGAAAACCCGGCTCATGTGCGCCAATTGCTACAGACGCGCCAGTGCCCCAACTGCGACCTGCGGGGGGCGAATTTGATGGATACCAATCTCTTTAAGGCAAATTTGGCGGGGGCAAATTTGGAAGGTGCTTACCTTGCTGGGGTAAACCTGTTTGGGGCGAACCTGCAAAATGCCAACCTCAGCCGTGCCAGCTTTTACCTTGCTATTTTGGTGAATGCCGACCTATCGGGTGCCCAGTTAGTGGGGACACGCCTGACGCTGAGCAATTTGGTGAACGCCAACCTTGCGGGTGCCAACCTTGAAAACGCGGTGCTGAAAGGGGCAAACATGATTGATGTTAACCTCAGCGGCGCTAATTTGAAGGGTGCCGACCTAGATCGCGCCAACCTCAGCGGTGCCAATCTCAGTCAGACCCTGTTTGACGAATCAAGGCAGCCCTAG
- a CDS encoding phycobilisome linker polypeptide, translating into MRMFKITACVPSQTRIRTQRELQNTYFTKLVPYENWFREQQRIQKMGGKIVKVELSTGKPGINTGLA; encoded by the coding sequence ATGCGCATGTTCAAAATCACCGCCTGCGTTCCGAGCCAGACTCGCATTCGTACGCAGCGCGAGTTACAGAATACCTACTTCACGAAGCTGGTGCCCTACGAAAACTGGTTCCGCGAGCAGCAACGCATCCAGAAAATGGGTGGCAAAATTGTGAAAGTGGAGCTTTCGACCGGTAAGCCGGGCATCAACACGGGTCTGGCCTAA
- a CDS encoding serine protease, with amino-acid sequence MARWTVWAVLGMAIASVEIVQPRASHAASVTEVARIAKNITVLIEGKGSHGSGILLKRSGNTYTILTAHHVVEKPGEYAVKTADGQRHTIKPNSIRPLPGVDLATLEIETNREYALATLGNSTEAIEGMTVFVAGFPSQNASVLGGIYQFTEGRLTANASRPIQDGYALVYSNATLPGMSGGPVLDENGRLIGVHGSGDVASTLIQEGSKTNSVFVKRGFNLGIPINTYVSLATPPSLPRTGGSPAIATANTPPSLPMKPADYFLAAEARFQKKDFAGAAEAYTQAIALNPNYAEAYLGRAVAQFFALVPNQDFTQLGEELGVKHLSRLTQGNPILKDAFPPNPPTPLLETFSRNVAQRPGTLQQDIAKAIALNPSYAEAYGVSSFLNLLLGNFGNAVADIDRSLAISPNNSDLQVIRSLALFLSGDFRQSIPAFDQLIAANPNSTDYHLLRGVAAFLMGDYALSRPSWEALARLTPNDPMPFAVRGVTYLLEENPRASLPDLRQAAELYRRQGNRESYEELMSVIREIERL; translated from the coding sequence ATGGCTCGCTGGACCGTGTGGGCAGTTCTAGGGATGGCGATCGCCAGTGTAGAGATTGTGCAGCCACGGGCAAGTCACGCGGCATCCGTAACCGAAGTGGCTCGCATTGCCAAAAATATCACCGTCCTCATTGAGGGCAAGGGCAGCCATGGCTCCGGTATTTTACTCAAGCGCAGCGGCAATACCTATACCATCCTCACCGCACACCACGTTGTCGAAAAGCCCGGCGAGTATGCGGTCAAAACGGCTGATGGCCAGCGCCATACCATTAAACCCAACTCCATTCGACCATTGCCGGGGGTTGATCTAGCAACCCTAGAAATTGAAACCAACCGGGAGTATGCCCTAGCCACCCTCGGCAACTCTACGGAGGCCATTGAAGGCATGACCGTTTTTGTGGCTGGGTTTCCCTCCCAAAATGCCTCCGTTCTCGGCGGCATTTACCAATTTACGGAGGGGCGACTTACCGCCAATGCCTCACGCCCGATCCAAGATGGGTATGCATTGGTCTATAGCAATGCCACTCTGCCGGGGATGAGCGGTGGGCCTGTGCTGGATGAAAATGGCCGACTCATTGGGGTGCACGGCAGTGGGGATGTCGCCTCGACCCTGATTCAAGAGGGCAGCAAGACCAATAGTGTGTTTGTGAAGCGGGGCTTTAACTTAGGGATTCCCATCAACACCTACGTCAGCCTTGCTACACCACCCTCCTTGCCTAGAACCGGCGGTTCACCGGCGATCGCCACTGCAAACACCCCCCCCAGTTTGCCCATGAAGCCAGCGGACTACTTCCTAGCCGCTGAAGCTCGCTTTCAGAAAAAAGACTTTGCTGGGGCTGCCGAAGCCTACACTCAGGCGATCGCCCTGAATCCCAACTACGCCGAAGCCTACCTTGGCCGTGCCGTTGCCCAGTTTTTTGCCCTTGTACCCAACCAAGACTTTACCCAACTGGGCGAAGAGCTGGGGGTTAAACACCTCAGCCGCCTCACCCAAGGCAACCCCATCCTCAAAGATGCCTTTCCACCGAACCCACCAACCCCCCTGCTAGAAACCTTTAGCCGCAATGTCGCCCAGCGACCCGGAACCCTACAGCAGGATATTGCCAAAGCCATAGCGTTGAACCCCAGCTATGCGGAAGCCTATGGTGTCAGTAGCTTTTTGAATTTGTTGCTGGGTAACTTTGGCAACGCAGTCGCCGATATTGATCGCAGTCTAGCCATTAGCCCCAATAACAGTGATCTTCAAGTCATTCGCTCCTTGGCACTCTTTTTAAGTGGTGATTTTCGCCAAAGCATTCCTGCCTTTGATCAGCTGATTGCCGCCAATCCCAATAGCACCGACTACCATTTGCTCCGAGGTGTCGCCGCCTTTTTGATGGGCGACTATGCCCTCAGCCGCCCGAGTTGGGAAGCGCTAGCGCGGCTCACCCCCAACGATCCGATGCCCTTTGCCGTACGCGGAGTCACCTACCTGCTGGAAGAAAACCCGCGGGCAAGCTTGCCGGATCTGCGCCAAGCGGCGGAGTTGTATCGCCGCCAAGGCAATCGCGAATCCTATGAAGAATTGATGAGTGTGATTCGTGAGATTGAACGCCTCTAG
- the petC gene encoding cytochrome b6-f complex iron-sulfur subunit: MAQVSGMSDVPDMGRRQFMNLLTFGTITGTALGALYPVVKYFIPPSSGGTGGGVVAKDALGNDIKVSDYLSKHIAGDRSLAQGIKGDPTYIIITDDHQIANYGLNAVCTHLGCVVPWNVSENKFICPCHGSQYDSTGKVVRGPAPLSLALVNTSITEDDKLVFSVWTDTDFRTGKEPWWT, encoded by the coding sequence ATGGCTCAAGTTTCTGGAATGTCTGATGTGCCCGATATGGGGCGACGGCAGTTTATGAACCTCCTGACCTTTGGTACCATCACTGGTACAGCGTTGGGAGCGTTGTATCCGGTTGTGAAGTACTTCATTCCGCCCTCCAGTGGCGGCACGGGGGGTGGCGTTGTCGCCAAGGATGCCTTGGGCAATGATATTAAGGTATCTGACTATCTGAGTAAGCATATTGCGGGCGATCGCTCCCTCGCCCAGGGTATTAAAGGGGATCCCACCTACATCATCATTACCGACGATCACCAAATTGCTAACTACGGTCTGAACGCCGTTTGCACCCACCTTGGCTGCGTGGTGCCTTGGAACGTCAGTGAAAATAAATTCATTTGCCCCTGTCATGGTTCGCAGTACGATAGCACCGGCAAAGTAGTGCGCGGTCCGGCTCCCCTCTCGTTGGCCTTGGTCAACACGAGCATTACCGAAGACGACAAACTTGTCTTTTCGGTATGGACAGACACCGATTTTCGCACGGGTAAAGAACCGTGGTGGACTTAA
- a CDS encoding DUF3067 family protein produces the protein MTLLTGEALHALLLRKWGRSFDLQFRRAGDRIFLQVMWRYLEQASYPDSPEDYAAHLAAIAQHLNDWGCTEQVCHYLETTREKPRLGKAVSIPLELGTRIIEWLE, from the coding sequence ATGACTCTCCTCACTGGCGAAGCACTGCACGCTCTACTGTTACGCAAATGGGGGCGCTCCTTCGATCTACAGTTCCGCCGCGCCGGCGATCGCATTTTCCTGCAGGTGATGTGGCGCTACCTTGAGCAAGCCTCCTACCCCGATAGCCCCGAAGATTATGCTGCTCATTTGGCGGCGATCGCCCAGCATCTCAACGATTGGGGCTGCACCGAGCAGGTGTGCCACTACCTCGAAACAACCCGCGAAAAACCCCGCCTTGGGAAAGCCGTGAGTATTCCCCTTGAACTGGGAACCCGCATCATCGAATGGCTGGAGTAG
- the apcB gene encoding allophycocyanin subunit beta: MQDAITAVINSSDVQGKYLDTAALEKLKAYFATGELRVRAATVISANAAGIVKEAVAKSLLYSDITRPGGNMYTTRRYAACIRDLDYYLRYATYAMLAGDPSILDERVLNGLKETYNSLGVPIAATVQAIQAMKEVTASLVGADAGKEMGIYFDYICSGLS, from the coding sequence ATGCAAGACGCGATTACCGCTGTCATCAACTCGTCTGACGTTCAGGGCAAATACCTTGATACCGCTGCTCTGGAAAAACTGAAAGCCTACTTCGCCACTGGCGAGCTGCGCGTTCGTGCAGCCACGGTGATCAGTGCCAACGCCGCTGGTATCGTCAAAGAAGCTGTAGCCAAGTCGCTGCTGTACTCTGACATCACCCGCCCCGGTGGCAACATGTACACCACCCGTCGTTATGCCGCCTGTATCCGCGACCTCGACTACTACCTCCGCTATGCCACCTATGCGATGCTGGCAGGTGATCCCTCGATTCTCGATGAGCGGGTACTCAATGGTCTGAAAGAGACCTACAACTCCTTGGGTGTGCCTATTGCTGCCACCGTGCAAGCCATCCAAGCCATGAAAGAAGTTACCGCCAGCTTGGTGGGTGCCGATGCCGGTAAGGAAATGGGCATCTACTTCGACTACATCTGCTCTGGTTTAAGCTAA
- the mreC gene encoding rod shape-determining protein MreC → MAVFWRWWGRYAGGLLLTVLILIGAWILRETNGAAIREFYRLLNLPLQQRGDEQQSLIQARTWQLEQQLAELQAENARLRQLLNTPMLPNLEGRIVPVIGRSSDQWWRFLLLGEGSRQGLSIGGVVIGNGGLVGRITSITPNTSRVMLLTDPASRIGVVVGRTRQMGILRGQLNQQVIVEFLEKDPKVQPKDTLFTSALSSLFPAGIPVGEVQSVELEDPTRPHATVILGAPIDRLEWVTVIPYAESTDTFTPN, encoded by the coding sequence ATGGCCGTTTTTTGGCGTTGGTGGGGACGATATGCGGGGGGGCTGTTGCTGACCGTGCTGATTTTAATAGGGGCATGGATTTTACGGGAAACCAATGGTGCCGCCATCCGCGAATTTTACCGTCTGCTCAATTTGCCCTTGCAACAGCGTGGGGATGAGCAGCAATCATTGATCCAAGCTCGCACATGGCAGTTAGAGCAGCAATTGGCGGAGCTACAGGCAGAAAATGCGCGACTGCGGCAACTCTTAAATACACCGATGCTGCCTAACTTAGAGGGGCGCATTGTACCGGTGATTGGCCGTAGTTCAGATCAGTGGTGGCGATTCCTGCTGTTGGGGGAAGGCAGTCGTCAAGGGCTGAGCATTGGTGGCGTGGTCATTGGCAATGGCGGTCTGGTGGGTCGCATTACTAGCATTACCCCTAATACCAGTCGCGTGATGTTACTCACGGATCCGGCCAGTCGCATTGGCGTGGTGGTTGGCCGCACGCGGCAGATGGGGATTCTGCGCGGACAACTCAATCAGCAGGTGATTGTTGAATTTTTGGAGAAAGATCCGAAAGTACAGCCGAAAGATACCCTCTTTACCTCTGCCCTCAGTAGCCTTTTTCCGGCGGGTATTCCCGTAGGTGAGGTGCAGTCGGTCGAGCTAGAGGATCCCACCCGTCCCCATGCCACTGTGATATTGGGGGCACCGATTGATCGTTTGGAATGGGTCACTGTGATTCCCTATGCTGAATCGACAGACACATTTACGCCAAACTAG
- the gltX gene encoding glutamate--tRNA ligase produces the protein MTVRVRLAPSPTGHLHIGTARTAVFNWLYARHEGGTFILRVEDTDRERSHPAYTQNILDGLQWLGLQWDEGPIFQSDRLAHYRTAIQSLLDQGYAYYCYCTPAELDALRTEQKAKGVAPRYDNRHRHLTPEQQAAFDAEGRMPVIRFKIDDDRVIQWQDRVRGLVSWQGADLGGDMVIARAAPRGEIGYPLYNLVVVVDDIAMGITDVIRGEDHIGNTPKQLLLYEALGAPPPTFAHTPLILNQTGQKLSKRDGVTSISEFRAMGYLAPAMVNYMTLLGWSPPEGIGELFSLEVAAQHFSFERINKAGAKFDWDKLNWLNRQYIQQLDRESLLQMLIPFWQEAGYTFDPQGDRPWLLLLAELLQPSLNTLQEAVSQAALFFVPEVTLDSEATTQLAQPQSTEIIAAIASQLSQQTSFSVELGQHLVQQTTKALGVKKGAVMRSLRAALTGAVHGPDLMVTWQILHLRGWDQSRLSAVLQDGATTA, from the coding sequence GTGACAGTTCGGGTTCGCTTAGCACCTAGTCCTACGGGACATCTCCACATTGGCACAGCACGCACCGCCGTGTTTAACTGGCTCTATGCTCGCCATGAGGGGGGAACCTTTATACTGCGGGTGGAAGATACCGATCGCGAGCGCTCTCACCCCGCCTATACCCAAAATATTCTCGATGGCCTGCAGTGGCTAGGCTTGCAGTGGGATGAAGGCCCCATCTTTCAGAGCGATCGCCTCGCGCATTACCGTACGGCGATTCAATCTCTCCTCGACCAAGGCTACGCCTACTATTGCTACTGCACCCCCGCAGAACTCGATGCCCTACGGACAGAGCAAAAGGCAAAGGGGGTAGCGCCTCGCTACGATAACCGCCACCGCCACTTAACCCCTGAGCAGCAGGCTGCCTTTGATGCAGAAGGACGGATGCCAGTGATCCGCTTCAAAATTGACGATGATCGGGTTATCCAATGGCAGGATCGAGTGCGGGGGCTGGTGTCATGGCAAGGTGCGGATCTAGGCGGTGACATGGTCATTGCCCGGGCGGCACCCCGCGGGGAGATTGGTTACCCCCTCTATAACTTAGTGGTGGTTGTGGATGACATTGCTATGGGGATCACCGATGTGATTCGCGGTGAAGATCACATTGGCAACACGCCAAAGCAACTTCTACTGTACGAAGCGTTGGGGGCACCACCGCCAACCTTTGCCCATACCCCTTTGATCTTGAACCAAACGGGTCAAAAGCTGTCTAAGCGAGATGGGGTGACCTCTATCTCAGAATTTCGCGCCATGGGCTATCTCGCCCCCGCCATGGTGAACTATATGACCCTGCTGGGCTGGTCTCCCCCAGAGGGTATTGGCGAGCTGTTTAGCCTAGAGGTAGCAGCGCAGCACTTTAGTTTCGAGCGCATTAACAAAGCGGGGGCTAAGTTCGACTGGGATAAATTGAACTGGCTGAATCGTCAGTACATTCAACAACTGGATCGTGAGTCTCTGTTGCAGATGTTGATTCCCTTTTGGCAAGAGGCAGGCTACACCTTTGACCCCCAAGGCGATCGCCCGTGGCTGCTACTGCTAGCAGAACTCTTGCAACCCAGCTTGAATACGCTACAGGAGGCCGTGTCCCAAGCAGCGCTGTTTTTTGTCCCTGAGGTGACGCTAGATAGCGAGGCAACCACACAACTGGCGCAACCCCAAAGCACCGAAATTATTGCTGCCATTGCCAGCCAACTGAGCCAACAAACCTCTTTTAGTGTGGAACTCGGTCAACACCTTGTGCAGCAGACCACCAAGGCACTGGGGGTAAAAAAAGGTGCGGTGATGCGATCGCTGCGAGCCGCCTTAACGGGTGCGGTACACGGCCCAGACTTAATGGTGACTTGGCAAATCCTGCACCTGCGGGGTTGGGATCAGTCTCGCCTCAGCGCCGTCCTTCAAGATGGAGCAACCACTGCCTAG
- the petA gene encoding cytochrome f — MKRFLQSCTLAIALAASLLLWAPRADAYPFYAQQGYDSPREATGRIVCANCHLAAKPTDVEVPQAVTPDSVFEAVVKIPYDTSVQQVLGDGSKGGLNVGAVLMLPEGFTIAPPDRIPEDLKAKTSGVFYQPYSEDKQNIILVGPLPGEQYQEIVFPVLAPNPANDKSIHFGKYSVHAGGNRGRGQIYPTGEKSNNNVFTAPIAGTITSISTNGDGSSAVVITADSGDTVTETVPPGPELIVSEGQAVAAGEALTTNPNVGGFGQKDTEIVLQDPNRIKWLLVFFAAITLSQILLVLKKKQVEKVQAAEMNL; from the coding sequence ATGAAACGTTTCTTGCAATCTTGCACACTGGCGATCGCCCTTGCCGCCAGTTTATTGCTGTGGGCACCCCGCGCCGATGCCTACCCATTCTACGCACAGCAGGGCTATGACAGCCCCCGTGAAGCCACAGGGCGGATTGTTTGTGCCAACTGCCACCTAGCGGCTAAACCCACTGACGTGGAAGTGCCCCAGGCGGTAACCCCTGATTCGGTCTTTGAAGCGGTGGTCAAAATCCCCTACGACACCAGTGTGCAGCAGGTGTTGGGGGATGGGTCTAAAGGAGGCTTAAATGTTGGAGCAGTGTTGATGCTGCCTGAAGGCTTCACCATTGCCCCTCCGGATCGCATTCCTGAAGACCTCAAGGCCAAAACCAGCGGTGTGTTCTACCAGCCCTACAGCGAGGATAAGCAGAACATTATCTTGGTTGGCCCGCTGCCGGGTGAGCAGTACCAAGAAATTGTCTTTCCGGTGCTAGCTCCCAACCCCGCCAATGACAAGTCCATCCACTTTGGCAAGTACTCTGTGCATGCGGGGGGGAACCGCGGTCGCGGCCAGATTTATCCCACGGGCGAAAAGAGCAATAACAATGTCTTTACTGCACCGATCGCGGGTACCATTACCAGCATCAGTACCAATGGGGATGGCAGCAGTGCCGTGGTCATTACCGCGGACAGTGGTGACACCGTTACTGAAACCGTTCCCCCAGGGCCAGAGCTCATCGTTAGTGAAGGTCAAGCCGTTGCGGCAGGGGAGGCCCTTACCACCAACCCGAATGTGGGAGGGTTTGGTCAGAAGGATACTGAAATTGTGCTGCAAGACCCCAACCGGATTAAGTGGTTACTAGTCTTCTTTGCCGCCATTACCCTCTCGCAAATCCTCTTGGTTCTGAAGAAGAAGCAGGTGGAGAAAGTGCAAGCGGCGGAAATGAATCTCTAG
- the apcA gene encoding allophycocyanin subunit alpha — protein sequence MSVVTKSIVNADAEARYLSPGELDRIKSFVSTGERRLRIAQTLTENRERIVKQAGDQLFQKRPDVVSPGGNAYGEEMTATCLRDLDYYLRLVTYGIVAGDVTPIEEIGLVGVREMYNSLGTPIPAVAEGVRAMKNVAASLLSAEDAAEAGSYFDFVIGAMQ from the coding sequence ATGAGCGTCGTCACGAAATCGATCGTGAATGCTGATGCCGAGGCCCGTTACCTCAGCCCCGGCGAACTGGATCGCATCAAAAGCTTTGTCAGTACTGGTGAGCGTCGTCTGCGCATTGCCCAAACCCTGACGGAAAACCGCGAGCGGATTGTTAAGCAAGCTGGCGATCAACTGTTCCAAAAACGTCCTGATGTGGTCTCCCCCGGTGGCAATGCCTACGGTGAAGAAATGACCGCCACCTGTCTGCGCGACCTTGACTACTACCTGCGGTTAGTCACCTACGGTATCGTTGCTGGCGATGTGACCCCCATCGAAGAAATTGGCTTGGTGGGCGTGCGGGAAATGTACAACTCCTTGGGCACCCCCATTCCGGCGGTTGCAGAAGGGGTACGGGCGATGAAAAACGTTGCTGCCTCCTTGCTCTCTGCTGAAGATGCTGCCGAAGCTGGTTCTTACTTTGACTTCGTCATTGGGGCCATGCAGTAG
- a CDS encoding ABC transporter ATP-binding protein, which yields MLWNASYRPLFPYILPHRRRLAVAFLCTLGYVSTMPAIAYLIGQAAKLIGAGDLRGLIQWCAASSLLFIGRSVCQFGQDVLMADISLRIVYDIRLRLYRHLHRLGVDYFETAATGDLTYRLTEDVDRIGEVINRSFHRLVPSALTTIAVIGYMFLLNWQLTLGTMIIAPLMTFLIGWFGNRLMRQSRLSQDRIASLASHLTEVFSGIRLIKAFAAEDYAVQQFEQQADKNRRARYRADRIKAMQYPVIGFLEALSIMLLFILGAWQINAGHLTGPEFLSFVAAVALLMEPINMVSTDYNELKVAQASVDRSFGLLAIEPTIKEATNAQPLPAISGKVEYRDITFAYQPGQQVLQHFSLMAFPGEVIALVGHSGAGKSTIVNLLPRFYDPQAGTVLVDGIDVKTVTLKSLRQQIGIVPQETILFSGTIADNIAFGHNQADYDLLIEAAKIANAHDFISTFPDGYQTWVGERGVNLSGGQRQRLAIARAVYADPRILILDEATSALDSESEALVQDALERAMKGRTVFIIAHRLATVRRADRILVIEQGRVIESGTHHELIASPSRYAQFYAHQYFHG from the coding sequence ATGCTCTGGAATGCCAGCTACCGTCCGCTGTTTCCCTACATCCTTCCCCATCGGCGACGGTTGGCAGTGGCCTTCCTCTGTACCTTGGGCTATGTCTCCACTATGCCGGCGATCGCCTACCTCATTGGCCAAGCCGCCAAGCTCATTGGTGCAGGAGATCTCCGGGGGCTGATCCAGTGGTGTGCCGCCTCCTCACTGTTGTTTATTGGTCGCAGCGTTTGCCAGTTTGGCCAGGATGTCTTAATGGCCGATATTTCTCTGCGCATTGTCTATGATATTCGCCTTCGCCTCTATCGGCACCTGCACCGCTTAGGAGTGGACTATTTTGAAACCGCTGCCACTGGGGATCTCACCTATCGGCTCACCGAAGACGTGGATCGCATTGGTGAGGTCATTAACCGCAGCTTTCACCGCCTCGTGCCCTCAGCCCTAACCACTATTGCCGTCATTGGCTACATGTTTTTGCTCAACTGGCAACTAACCCTGGGCACCATGATCATTGCCCCGTTGATGACCTTTCTCATTGGTTGGTTTGGCAATCGCCTCATGCGCCAGTCGCGGCTGAGTCAAGATCGAATTGCCAGTTTAGCCTCCCATTTAACCGAGGTCTTTTCCGGGATCCGTCTAATCAAAGCCTTTGCCGCCGAAGACTATGCAGTGCAACAGTTTGAGCAGCAAGCGGACAAAAACCGCCGTGCCCGTTACCGCGCCGATCGCATCAAAGCCATGCAGTATCCCGTGATTGGGTTTCTAGAAGCCTTGAGCATCATGCTGCTATTTATCCTTGGGGCATGGCAAATCAACGCTGGCCACCTCACCGGTCCTGAATTCCTTAGTTTTGTGGCGGCGGTAGCGCTGCTGATGGAACCCATTAATATGGTTTCAACCGACTACAACGAACTGAAGGTGGCGCAAGCCTCCGTAGATCGCAGTTTTGGCCTACTGGCGATCGAGCCGACCATCAAAGAGGCCACCAATGCCCAACCCTTACCCGCTATTTCCGGAAAAGTCGAGTACCGCGACATTACCTTTGCCTATCAGCCCGGACAACAGGTGCTGCAGCACTTTAGCTTGATGGCCTTTCCGGGAGAGGTAATTGCCTTGGTGGGGCACTCTGGCGCGGGTAAATCCACCATTGTCAACCTTCTACCCCGCTTTTACGATCCCCAAGCTGGTACAGTACTGGTGGATGGCATTGATGTTAAAACCGTCACCCTAAAAAGTTTGCGGCAACAGATTGGCATTGTCCCCCAGGAAACCATCCTCTTTTCGGGCACCATTGCCGACAATATTGCCTTTGGTCACAATCAAGCGGATTATGACTTACTCATTGAAGCGGCAAAAATTGCCAATGCCCATGACTTTATTTCGACGTTTCCCGATGGGTACCAAACGTGGGTAGGGGAGCGCGGGGTGAACTTATCCGGGGGGCAGCGGCAACGGTTGGCGATCGCCCGTGCCGTCTATGCCGATCCACGCATCTTAATTTTAGATGAAGCCACCTCTGCCCTTGACTCCGAATCCGAAGCCTTAGTACAAGATGCCCTTGAGCGTGCCATGAAAGGTCGAACCGTATTTATCATTGCCCATCGCCTTGCCACCGTGCGCCGCGCCGATCGCATTCTGGTGATTGAGCAAGGGCGCGTCATTGAATCCGGTACTCACCACGAACTCATAGCCAGCCCCTCTCGCTATGCCCAGTTTTATGCCCACCAGTATTTTCATGGATAG
- the mnmE gene encoding tRNA uridine-5-carboxymethylaminomethyl(34) synthesis GTPase MnmE, which yields MPLSDTIVAIATAIVPQQGSIGIVRLSGAKAVAIARCLFVAPGKQPWDSHRILYGHIRDPMTQEQVDEALLLLMLAPRSYTREDVVEFHCHGGMIPVQRVVQLCVAAGARLAEPGEFTLRAFLNGRLDLTQAESVAELVAAQSTAAARIALAGLEGKLARPLKQLRQTCLALLAEIEARLDFADDLPPLDAGAIAEQIHHVQRQVEQLLATAEGGQLLRTGLKVAIVGRPNVGKSSLLNAWSRCDRAIVTDLPGTTRDIVESQLVVGGIPIQVLDTAGIRVTENVVEQLGVERSRQAALSADIVLFVLDASQGWTAADQEIYDQLKLAERRQQSPNAVLMVANKEDLLPAAANCHDLHLPMAPIPTVFLSALTQTGINHLETAILDLVHGHNLHAANLEFALNQRQAALLQHVQHSLTHVLQAIDEQLPLDFWTIDLHAAVRALGTLTGEDVTESVLEQIFSRFCIGK from the coding sequence CTGCCTCTCAGTGACACCATTGTAGCGATCGCTACGGCTATTGTGCCCCAGCAAGGGAGTATCGGCATTGTTCGTCTCTCAGGAGCCAAAGCGGTTGCGATCGCTCGGTGTTTATTTGTCGCCCCCGGTAAACAGCCGTGGGACTCCCATCGCATTCTCTACGGCCATATTCGGGATCCAATGACTCAGGAGCAGGTGGATGAAGCCCTGCTGCTGCTAATGTTGGCACCCCGCTCCTATACCCGCGAAGATGTTGTGGAGTTTCATTGCCACGGCGGCATGATTCCCGTACAGCGGGTTGTACAACTCTGTGTCGCGGCGGGAGCACGCTTAGCGGAGCCTGGGGAGTTTACCCTGCGAGCCTTTTTGAACGGTCGGCTGGATCTCACCCAAGCCGAAAGTGTTGCTGAGCTCGTGGCAGCGCAATCCACAGCCGCTGCACGAATTGCCCTTGCAGGGTTAGAGGGGAAACTCGCCCGCCCCCTCAAACAACTGCGCCAGACCTGTTTAGCCCTACTGGCTGAGATTGAGGCTCGCCTTGACTTTGCCGATGACCTGCCACCGCTTGACGCTGGTGCCATTGCTGAGCAAATCCATCACGTACAACGCCAAGTAGAGCAATTGTTAGCAACCGCAGAGGGCGGCCAACTCCTGCGCACGGGTTTGAAGGTGGCCATCGTCGGTCGCCCCAACGTGGGGAAATCTAGTCTGCTGAATGCGTGGAGTCGCTGCGATCGCGCCATTGTCACCGACTTGCCAGGTACGACCCGCGATATTGTCGAGTCGCAGTTGGTCGTGGGGGGGATTCCCATTCAGGTACTTGACACAGCCGGAATTCGAGTCACAGAGAACGTGGTGGAGCAGCTTGGTGTGGAGCGATCGCGCCAAGCCGCCTTGAGTGCCGACATTGTTCTATTTGTCCTAGATGCCAGCCAAGGGTGGACCGCAGCGGATCAGGAGATCTACGATCAGTTAAAGTTAGCTGAGCGCCGCCAACAGTCCCCCAACGCTGTCCTCATGGTTGCCAACAAAGAGGATTTACTGCCCGCTGCGGCGAACTGCCATGATCTGCACCTACCCATGGCACCCATTCCCACAGTGTTCCTGTCTGCCCTTACCCAAACCGGCATCAACCATCTAGAAACAGCGATCTTAGACTTAGTGCACGGCCATAACCTGCACGCTGCCAACTTAGAGTTTGCCCTCAATCAACGCCAAGCCGCCCTACTGCAACACGTTCAGCATTCATTAACCCATGTGTTACAGGCCATTGATGAGCAACTGCCCCTCGATTTTTGGACCATTGACCTGCACGCAGCGGTACGCGCCTTGGGCACACTGACGGGGGAAGATGTGACTGAATCCGTGTTAGAACAAATCTTTAGCCGTTTTTGCATTGGAAAATAG